In a single window of the Deinococcus aerophilus genome:
- a CDS encoding deoxynucleoside kinase translates to MYLAISGNIGSGKSTLTRMLSDRYGLRPVYEPYAENPYLEDFYRDMRRYSFHSQIYFLSRRLEQHLNLVTGARYVIQDRTVFEDANIFARNLFESGQMEARDWATYQGLYEGILPALRVPDLLIHIDASLPTLRRRIAARGRPYEQDIPDAYLAGLNRLYDSWVAGFDACPVMRVPGDTLDFVADPRAFEWVCARVGAQGFGLPLLR, encoded by the coding sequence ATGTACCTCGCCATTTCCGGCAACATCGGCAGCGGCAAGAGCACGCTCACGCGCATGCTCTCGGACCGCTACGGGTTGCGGCCGGTGTACGAGCCGTACGCCGAGAACCCGTACCTGGAAGATTTCTACCGCGACATGCGGCGCTACTCGTTTCACTCGCAGATCTACTTTCTGTCGCGCCGACTGGAACAGCACCTGAATCTGGTCACCGGAGCGCGTTACGTGATTCAGGACCGCACCGTGTTTGAGGACGCCAACATCTTCGCGCGCAACCTGTTTGAAAGCGGGCAGATGGAGGCGCGCGACTGGGCCACCTACCAGGGACTGTACGAGGGCATCCTGCCGGCCCTGCGGGTGCCGGACCTGCTGATTCACATCGATGCCAGCCTGCCCACCCTGCGCCGGCGCATCGCCGCACGGGGCCGCCCGTATGAGCAGGACATCCCCGACGCCTATCTGGCCGGCCTCAACCGCCTGTACGACAGCTGGGTCGCGGGCTTCGACGCCTGCCCGGTGATGCGCGTGCCCGGGGACACGCTGGACTTTGTGGCCGATCCCCGGGCCTTCGAGTGGGTCTGTGCCCGTGTGGGCGCGCAGGGCTTCGGCCTGCCGCTGCTGCGCTGA
- a CDS encoding deoxynucleoside kinase: MYLVVEGPIGVGKTSLASRLSARYGAELNLEVVEENPFLARFYEHPETYAFQVQVFFLLSRFKQLSELAQPGLFSGNVVSDYLFDKDFIFAAMNLKDAEFSLYEDLYAHLSPRLPTPDLVVYLRADPDELLRRIARRGRPFERDMQAEYLSELTARYDEYFRTYPHPLLTVQAGSLDFVGNPEDEQTLLGRVHEALTAGRAAD, translated from the coding sequence ATGTATCTGGTTGTCGAAGGCCCCATCGGGGTGGGAAAAACAAGTCTGGCCTCACGGCTCTCGGCGCGCTACGGCGCGGAGCTGAATCTGGAAGTGGTGGAGGAAAATCCCTTCCTGGCCCGCTTTTATGAACACCCCGAAACCTACGCCTTTCAGGTGCAGGTGTTCTTTCTGCTCTCGCGCTTCAAGCAGCTCTCGGAGCTGGCGCAGCCGGGGCTGTTCAGCGGCAACGTGGTCAGCGATTACCTGTTCGACAAGGATTTCATCTTCGCGGCCATGAACCTCAAGGACGCCGAATTTTCGCTGTACGAGGACCTGTATGCGCACCTCTCGCCCCGCCTGCCCACCCCCGATCTGGTGGTGTATCTGCGTGCCGATCCCGACGAACTGCTGCGCCGCATTGCGCGCCGGGGCCGACCCTTCGAGCGGGACATGCAGGCCGAGTACCTGAGCGAGCTGACGGCCCGGTACGACGAATACTTTCGCACCTACCCCCACCCGCTGCTGACCGTGCAGGCCGGCTCGCTGGACTTCGTGGGCAACCCCGAGGACGAACAGACCCTGCTGGGCCGGGTTCACGAGGCCCTGACGGCGGGGCGGGCAGCGGACTGA
- a CDS encoding SPFH domain-containing protein encodes MSELEKGPVMVGAEGGISTRSGVASVERPAFGLPGVPIFLLWLALVALGVGLLVAGQFLLSVVLGLLLLFAMIGFFIVQPNQAKVLTLFGRYVGTERRNGMYWTNPLTVRKNVSLRIRNFNSERLKVNDLSGNPIEIAAVIVWRVVDSARATFDVEDYAEFVAIQSETALRHLASQYPYDNYEESGKSLRGNADEVAEALGRELATRLRHAGVEVLEARLSHLAYAPEIAGAMLQRQQASAIIAARAQIVHGAVGMVQMALRELDDQNIVQLDEERKAQMVSNLLVVLTSERGTQPIVNAGSLYVDRLGRR; translated from the coding sequence ATGAGCGAACTGGAGAAGGGTCCGGTGATGGTCGGTGCAGAGGGGGGAATTTCTACCCGCAGCGGTGTGGCGAGTGTGGAGCGCCCGGCTTTCGGGCTGCCCGGCGTGCCGATCTTCCTGCTGTGGCTGGCGCTGGTGGCGCTGGGTGTGGGGCTGCTGGTGGCCGGGCAATTCCTGCTGAGCGTGGTGCTCGGCCTGCTGCTGCTGTTCGCCATGATCGGGTTTTTCATCGTGCAGCCCAACCAGGCCAAGGTGCTGACCCTCTTCGGGCGCTACGTGGGCACCGAGCGGCGCAACGGCATGTACTGGACCAATCCTCTGACGGTTCGCAAGAATGTGTCGCTGCGGATCCGCAACTTCAATTCCGAGCGGCTGAAGGTCAATGACCTGTCGGGCAATCCCATCGAGATCGCCGCCGTGATCGTGTGGCGGGTGGTGGATTCAGCGCGGGCCACCTTCGATGTCGAGGACTACGCCGAGTTTGTCGCCATCCAGTCCGAGACGGCGCTGCGGCATCTCGCCTCGCAGTACCCCTACGACAATTACGAGGAGAGCGGCAAGAGCCTGCGCGGCAACGCCGACGAGGTGGCCGAGGCGCTGGGCCGTGAACTGGCGACCCGCCTGCGCCACGCCGGGGTGGAGGTGCTGGAAGCCCGGCTGTCGCACCTGGCCTACGCGCCGGAGATTGCCGGAGCCATGCTGCAGCGTCAGCAGGCCAGCGCCATCATCGCGGCGCGCGCGCAGATCGTCCACGGCGCGGTGGGCATGGTGCAGATGGCCCTGCGCGAGCTGGACGACCAGAACATCGTGCAGCTCGATGAGGAGCGCAAGGCCCAGATGGTCAGCAACCTGCTCGTCGTCCTGACCAGCGAGCGGGGAACGCAGCCCATCGTGAATGCCGGAAGCCTGTACGTTGACCGCCTGGGGCGGCGTTGA
- a CDS encoding S1C family serine protease yields MNAARALGVALLLAGSLTGAYLTGRVTAQRALVTPDEINTVEVTQAALQAVVRIDNRLRREVLQVGDEQVETGTGFFYKKNLIVTNYHVVKDQESLSVTLYNGRKVPAKIEGIDPGIDIAILRVTGVSAPKILSFGQSARLIPGQKLITIGTPLKIQNFVSTGVFSVLASAQDIPRNDGLGPEIGQYLVTTASIQQGNSGGPVLDSRGAVVGVADANAAPNSFVPGVIGIAIPGDLVKQSLDDLEKIGVPQRGTLGASLVDLDTLPPALRQLAGLSSSEGALVMDVPAGSAAARAGLRGSLRNSSDQLLAPLGDIIVAVDGVRVQNSFDVTRLVAAKRPGQTVTLRVWRNKKGVDVKVTLLKRTLQQTE; encoded by the coding sequence GTGAACGCGGCGCGCGCCCTGGGCGTGGCCCTGCTGCTTGCCGGGTCGTTGACGGGCGCGTACCTCACGGGCCGCGTCACGGCCCAGCGCGCGCTGGTCACCCCCGATGAGATCAACACCGTGGAGGTCACCCAGGCGGCCCTGCAAGCGGTGGTCCGCATCGACAACCGCCTGAGGCGCGAGGTGCTGCAGGTCGGGGATGAGCAGGTCGAGACCGGCACCGGCTTCTTTTACAAGAAGAACCTGATCGTGACCAACTACCACGTGGTCAAGGATCAGGAATCGCTGAGCGTCACGCTGTACAACGGGCGCAAGGTGCCCGCCAAGATCGAGGGCATTGACCCCGGCATCGACATTGCCATCCTGCGGGTAACCGGCGTCTCGGCGCCCAAGATCCTGAGCTTCGGTCAGAGTGCGCGCCTGATTCCGGGGCAGAAACTCATCACCATCGGCACGCCGCTCAAGATCCAGAACTTCGTGAGCACCGGCGTGTTCAGCGTGCTCGCCAGCGCCCAGGACATTCCCCGCAACGATGGTCTGGGGCCGGAAATCGGGCAGTATCTGGTGACCACGGCGAGCATTCAGCAGGGCAACAGCGGCGGTCCGGTGCTCGATTCGCGCGGCGCGGTGGTCGGCGTGGCCGACGCGAACGCCGCGCCCAACAGCTTTGTGCCCGGCGTGATCGGCATTGCCATTCCCGGCGACCTGGTCAAACAGAGTCTGGACGATCTGGAAAAGATCGGGGTTCCGCAGCGCGGCACGCTGGGAGCCAGCCTGGTGGATCTCGACACGCTGCCGCCGGCCCTGCGGCAGCTCGCGGGCCTGTCGAGCAGCGAGGGCGCCCTGGTCATGGACGTGCCCGCCGGCAGCGCCGCCGCCCGCGCGGGTCTGCGCGGCAGCCTGAGAAACAGCAGCGACCAGTTGCTTGCCCCGCTGGGCGACATCATCGTGGCCGTGGACGGCGTGCGGGTGCAGAATTCCTTTGACGTGACCCGCCTGGTCGCCGCCAAACGTCCGGGTCAGACCGTGACCCTGCGCGTGTGGCGCAACAAGAAAGGCGTAGACGTGAAGGTCACCCTGCTGAAACGGACCCTGCAGCAGACGGAGTAG
- a CDS encoding FmdB family zinc ribbon protein, producing MPTYLYKNLETGEIYELQQSMRDDAYTAHPDSGVPVKRIVARPGIAFKGSGFYVTDSRPQARGEGAASGSSSGGSAKGTGGE from the coding sequence ATGCCCACCTACCTCTACAAGAATCTGGAAACTGGCGAGATCTACGAACTGCAGCAGAGCATGCGCGACGACGCCTACACCGCCCACCCCGACTCCGGCGTGCCCGTCAAGCGCATCGTGGCCCGGCCCGGCATCGCGTTCAAAGGCAGCGGCTTTTACGTCACCGATTCGCGCCCCCAGGCCAGGGGAGAGGGCGCTGCAAGCGGCTCCAGCAGTGGGGGCAGCGCAAAGGGGACGGGCGGCGAGTGA
- the glmS gene encoding glutamine--fructose-6-phosphate transaminase (isomerizing): MCGIVGYIGGRQAQDVLLSGLSKLEYRGYDSAGVAVGDGACIAVKKKAGKLANLSTELDGQPLSGTIGIGHTRWATHGLPNDTNAHPHATEDGKIVIIHNGIIENYLSLKEDLMTRGHEFKSETDSEVLAHLIEEAYSGNLEEAVRAALAQVRGAYGIVVTHVDHREIVAARTVSPLVMGVGEGEMFLASDVPALLAYTRNMVFLHDGDMVVLHDDGFRVTDLAGNEQQREIEHIDWDAEAAEKGGFDTYMLKEIYEQPTALTNTLIGRLQDATGEVNLDINLDPSSFKRISIIACGTAFYAGLVGEYLIEQLARIPVEVDVASEYRYRDPLVSENTLAIVVSQSGETIDTLEALREAKRHGAQTLGVINAKGSSMTRELDDTLYIHAGPEIGVASTKAYTSMVSAFLLLALWLGRARGTLSEEQGAELLHAARELPRLVEQALAPERVEAIKVVAEKYHQARDYLFLGRGVNSPTAYEGALKLKEISYIHAEAYAAGEMKHGPIALIDANLPVVVIATESRLLEKTISNVQEVRARAGKVIAILSDGDTENARHADDVIYVPRAHEMVSPVVNAIAMQLLAYFTATALGKDVDKPRNLAKSVTVE, translated from the coding sequence ATGTGCGGAATCGTGGGATATATCGGTGGCCGGCAGGCCCAGGACGTGCTGCTCTCGGGCCTCTCCAAACTGGAATACCGGGGGTATGACAGCGCCGGTGTGGCGGTGGGCGACGGCGCGTGCATCGCCGTCAAGAAGAAGGCCGGCAAGCTGGCCAACCTCAGCACCGAACTCGACGGCCAGCCGCTGAGCGGCACGATCGGCATTGGACACACGCGCTGGGCCACGCACGGACTGCCCAACGACACCAACGCGCACCCGCACGCCACCGAGGACGGCAAGATCGTCATCATCCACAACGGCATCATCGAGAACTACCTCTCGCTGAAAGAGGACCTGATGACGCGCGGCCATGAGTTCAAGAGCGAAACCGACAGCGAGGTACTCGCGCACCTGATCGAGGAGGCCTACAGCGGCAACCTGGAAGAAGCGGTGCGCGCGGCCCTGGCGCAGGTGCGCGGCGCCTACGGCATCGTGGTGACGCACGTGGACCACCGCGAGATCGTGGCGGCCCGCACGGTCAGCCCGCTGGTGATGGGGGTGGGCGAGGGCGAGATGTTCCTGGCCTCCGACGTGCCCGCCCTGCTCGCCTACACCCGCAACATGGTCTTCCTGCACGACGGCGACATGGTGGTGCTGCACGACGACGGCTTCCGGGTGACCGACCTGGCCGGCAACGAGCAGCAGCGCGAGATCGAGCACATCGACTGGGACGCCGAGGCAGCCGAGAAGGGTGGGTTTGACACCTACATGCTCAAGGAGATCTACGAGCAACCCACCGCCCTGACCAACACCCTGATCGGCCGCCTGCAGGACGCGACCGGCGAGGTGAACCTGGACATCAACCTGGACCCCTCCTCGTTCAAGCGCATCTCCATCATCGCCTGCGGTACGGCCTTCTATGCCGGACTGGTCGGCGAATACCTGATCGAGCAGCTCGCGCGGATTCCGGTGGAGGTGGACGTGGCGAGCGAGTACCGCTACCGCGACCCGCTGGTGTCCGAGAACACGCTCGCCATCGTGGTGAGCCAGTCGGGCGAGACCATCGACACCCTGGAGGCGCTGCGCGAGGCCAAGCGCCACGGCGCGCAGACCCTGGGCGTGATCAATGCCAAGGGCAGCTCCATGACCCGCGAGCTCGACGACACGCTGTACATCCACGCCGGACCCGAGATCGGGGTGGCGAGCACCAAGGCCTATACCTCGATGGTCAGCGCCTTCCTGCTGCTCGCGCTGTGGCTGGGCCGGGCCCGCGGAACGCTCAGCGAGGAACAGGGCGCCGAGCTGCTGCACGCCGCGCGCGAACTGCCCCGGCTGGTGGAGCAGGCCCTGGCTCCCGAACGTGTGGAGGCGATCAAGGTCGTGGCCGAGAAGTACCACCAGGCGCGCGATTACCTGTTCCTGGGGCGCGGCGTCAATTCTCCCACCGCCTACGAGGGTGCGCTGAAGCTCAAGGAAATCAGCTACATCCACGCCGAGGCCTACGCGGCGGGCGAGATGAAGCACGGCCCGATCGCGCTGATTGACGCCAACCTGCCGGTGGTGGTCATCGCCACCGAGAGCCGCCTGCTGGAAAAGACCATCAGCAACGTGCAGGAGGTCCGGGCGCGTGCGGGCAAGGTGATTGCCATCCTCAGCGACGGCGATACCGAGAACGCCCGCCACGCCGACGACGTGATCTATGTGCCGCGCGCCCACGAGATGGTCAGCCCGGTGGTCAACGCCATCGCAATGCAGCTGCTGGCCTACTTCACGGCCACGGCGCTGGGCAAGGACGTGGACAAGCCGCGCAATCTGGCCAAGTCCGTCACCGTCGAATAA
- a CDS encoding DUF2231 domain-containing protein encodes MSLFAAPQADRAKPSSVVEDALVNHDAVEDLAETLQQLLQDLEQNLPDGVVAVLHGTPLGHPLHPILVHLPLGGWMIAGMLDFYPGPKSEATERAADLALTLGTVGAVATIATGWTDWAGTRGEARRTGLIHGALNETAFLLNVGSVLARRRQRRGLGKLLSGAALGLALAGGFLGGQLVYRHGLGVGQTLDHPQG; translated from the coding sequence ATGAGCCTTTTCGCTGCTCCACAGGCCGACCGCGCCAAGCCCAGCTCTGTGGTCGAGGACGCCCTGGTCAACCACGACGCCGTCGAGGACCTCGCCGAGACCCTGCAGCAGCTGCTGCAGGACCTGGAGCAGAACCTGCCAGACGGTGTGGTGGCCGTTCTGCACGGCACGCCGCTGGGCCACCCCCTGCACCCGATCCTCGTTCACCTGCCGCTGGGCGGCTGGATGATCGCCGGGATGCTGGATTTCTATCCCGGCCCCAAATCCGAGGCCACCGAGCGGGCCGCCGATCTGGCGCTGACGCTGGGCACTGTGGGCGCGGTGGCGACCATTGCCACCGGCTGGACCGACTGGGCCGGAACGCGCGGTGAGGCCCGCCGCACCGGTCTGATTCACGGGGCCCTCAACGAAACGGCCTTCTTGTTGAACGTGGGTTCGGTCCTGGCGCGGCGCCGGCAGCGGCGCGGGCTGGGCAAGCTGCTGTCGGGCGCGGCCCTGGGGCTGGCCCTTGCCGGGGGCTTCCTGGGGGGGCAGCTGGTGTACCGTCATGGTCTGGGCGTGGGACAGACCCTGGATCACCCGCAGGGATAA
- a CDS encoding CobW family GTP-binding protein: MTSPSAADSRIPILVIGGFLGAGKTTLVNHLIRSLPHRLGVIVNEFGATGVDGSLIERLQDDVTELTAGCLCCTGRDDLLRALVDISLREHRPDAVIVELSGVADPTPVLTTLLERSVRAAFRVTTLLAVVDARHVLRTLREHPEAARQLAYANTVVLNKTDLASPDRLDEAEGVLRGVNPLARVVRVERGQVDAGALLARDDFDPRTVDDQDPAGHTHTPGLNSFTLRADRPLDPYLWQRFMTDFILARPAEVLRAKGFLDLYGYPQRILFQAVRDLFTADAWDVGDGHSELVFIGRGLDRAEYGVAFAACMIPAQTPA; encoded by the coding sequence ATGACTTCCCCGTCCGCCGCCGATTCGCGCATTCCCATTCTGGTCATCGGGGGCTTTCTGGGCGCGGGCAAGACCACGCTGGTCAACCACCTGATCCGCAGCCTGCCCCACCGTCTGGGCGTGATCGTCAACGAGTTCGGGGCGACGGGCGTGGACGGAAGCCTGATCGAGCGCCTGCAGGACGACGTGACCGAGCTGACCGCCGGCTGCCTGTGCTGTACTGGCCGGGACGACCTGCTGCGGGCGCTGGTGGACATCTCGCTGCGCGAGCACCGGCCCGACGCAGTGATCGTGGAACTCTCGGGCGTGGCCGACCCGACGCCGGTGCTGACCACCCTGCTGGAGCGCAGCGTGCGCGCCGCCTTCCGGGTCACCACCCTGCTCGCGGTGGTGGACGCGCGGCATGTGCTGCGGACCCTGCGCGAACATCCCGAAGCCGCCCGGCAACTCGCCTACGCAAACACGGTGGTCCTGAACAAGACCGATCTGGCGTCCCCCGACCGGCTGGACGAGGCCGAGGGCGTGCTGCGCGGCGTCAACCCGCTGGCCCGCGTGGTGCGGGTGGAGCGCGGTCAGGTGGATGCCGGCGCTCTGCTTGCCCGCGACGACTTTGACCCCCGCACGGTGGACGATCAGGACCCCGCCGGGCACACCCACACGCCGGGCCTGAACAGCTTTACTTTGCGGGCAGACCGGCCCCTGGACCCCTACCTGTGGCAGCGCTTCATGACCGACTTCATTCTGGCACGGCCCGCCGAGGTGCTGCGGGCCAAGGGATTCCTGGACCTGTACGGCTATCCGCAGCGCATTCTGTTCCAGGCGGTCCGGGATCTGTTCACCGCCGACGCCTGGGACGTGGGCGACGGTCACAGCGAACTCGTCTTTATTGGCCGCGGGCTGGACCGGGCAGAGTACGGGGTGGCTTTTGCGGCGTGCATGATTCCTGCCCAGACACCGGCATGA
- the priA gene encoding replication restart helicase PriA, giving the protein MTAPTTNPPSPWLVVVALPVPAQEFSAVHGWQGEVPVGCRVLVPWRGELVVGLLVGEATARGASRLREAVHVLDDPAAPWVAPATVEGVCAWARDARIPAGLIWGDLLGVGWTADHTHRVRAVEGADLTAFARRVPTTVWTEADAFHPALLDAVREQGLLEEEFTVRPRTRAAVRARDLADVPAAARTRTMLRAVTPPPNPLTARQAHAHAWLDEHGPQDTLSAWSRGAGVSGSVVTTVLNAGGAAYLPEAAPPPPAWTWLAEGGPQDTLNAWASRASAAGCPLTPTAAGTLLARGWAETVQIPAPLPAVPLAVPVPAGPGDLPDRLPESPVWRLHGGRAASRFRTLAPRLSRLLGQGRGVLVLAPDHTTLRRAWEGLSGLAAHVGTRAVQVSGQLSEVQREHTWELIRSGAARLVIGSAHALAAPLADLALVVVLEEGSDAHKLLSGSRAFVPDVAARVAAAHGAALAYVGTTPAAESVPHPGAVLPPPRARVHVVDYAHPPQQPELGPLSGAHLGTGDLGYPLSHDLARLLRQVQERGRQAALLAPRRGYSALMRCPGCEHTPQCRNCDVHLRFHQETRRLTCHQCGYHEALPERCDHCGERMWKARGPGTEWIAQEVTRLLPGMPVYRLDRDRQDDLSPLYAGEAGVVVGTQLLLSQEAPPNLALLGITLADTWLNVSDFRASERYHRLLRQLAEWHPERAPMLVVQTFQADHPALTVLVGGRDTLAYPLAEERARKALGYPPHARLAQVEVTAREAGRAQAAAQDLADALHGAGATAQEVLGPAPSPVARVRGVYPYHLFLRARNDARLAELLQVLDSRTWKARVRVDVNPRGGL; this is encoded by the coding sequence GTGACTGCGCCCACCACCAACCCTCCCTCCCCCTGGCTGGTGGTGGTGGCCTTGCCGGTGCCTGCGCAGGAATTCAGCGCGGTACACGGATGGCAGGGCGAAGTGCCGGTGGGCTGCCGGGTGCTTGTGCCGTGGCGGGGAGAGCTGGTCGTGGGGTTGCTGGTGGGCGAGGCGACAGCGCGTGGAGCTTCCCGCCTGCGCGAGGCCGTGCATGTGCTGGACGACCCGGCGGCGCCCTGGGTCGCCCCCGCTACCGTGGAGGGCGTGTGTGCCTGGGCGCGGGACGCCCGCATTCCGGCCGGGCTGATCTGGGGGGACCTGCTGGGTGTGGGCTGGACGGCGGACCATACCCACCGCGTCCGCGCGGTCGAGGGAGCAGACCTGACTGCCTTTGCGCGCAGGGTGCCTACCACCGTGTGGACCGAGGCGGACGCGTTTCATCCGGCGCTGCTGGACGCGGTGCGTGAACAGGGGTTGCTGGAGGAGGAGTTTACGGTCCGGCCGCGCACGCGAGCAGCGGTGCGGGCACGCGATCTGGCCGATGTTCCCGCCGCTGCGCGCACGCGAACGATGCTGCGCGCTGTGACCCCGCCGCCCAACCCACTGACCGCCCGACAGGCCCACGCCCACGCATGGCTGGACGAACACGGCCCGCAGGACACCCTGAGCGCGTGGTCGCGGGGGGCGGGCGTGAGCGGGAGCGTGGTGACCACAGTCCTGAACGCGGGCGGGGCGGCATACTTGCCCGAAGCCGCCCCCCCGCCTCCCGCCTGGACCTGGCTCGCGGAGGGTGGCCCGCAGGACACCCTGAATGCCTGGGCCAGCCGGGCAAGTGCCGCGGGCTGCCCGCTGACCCCCACCGCTGCGGGAACGCTGCTGGCGCGCGGCTGGGCCGAAACCGTGCAGATTCCGGCCCCGCTGCCCGCCGTGCCCCTGGCCGTACCAGTGCCCGCCGGCCCCGGCGACCTTCCGGACCGTCTGCCGGAGTCCCCGGTGTGGCGCCTGCATGGGGGACGGGCCGCCTCGCGCTTTCGTACGCTGGCGCCGCGGCTGTCGCGTCTGCTGGGGCAGGGCCGGGGGGTGCTGGTCCTCGCGCCCGACCACACCACGCTGCGCCGGGCCTGGGAGGGTCTCTCGGGGCTGGCCGCCCACGTGGGCACGCGCGCGGTGCAGGTCAGCGGCCAGCTGTCCGAGGTGCAGCGCGAACACACCTGGGAGCTGATTCGCAGCGGCGCGGCGCGGCTGGTGATCGGCAGCGCCCACGCGCTGGCCGCCCCGCTGGCCGACCTCGCCCTGGTGGTGGTGCTGGAGGAGGGCAGCGACGCCCACAAGCTGCTCTCGGGGTCACGCGCCTTCGTGCCGGACGTGGCCGCGCGGGTGGCCGCCGCCCACGGCGCGGCGCTGGCCTACGTGGGCACCACGCCCGCCGCCGAGAGCGTGCCGCACCCCGGCGCGGTGCTGCCGCCCCCCCGCGCCCGCGTTCACGTCGTGGACTACGCCCATCCGCCGCAGCAGCCCGAACTCGGGCCCCTGAGCGGCGCGCACCTGGGCACCGGGGACCTGGGCTATCCCCTGAGCCACGACCTGGCGCGGCTGCTGCGGCAGGTTCAGGAACGCGGGCGGCAGGCGGCGCTGCTCGCTCCCCGGCGCGGGTACTCGGCCCTGATGCGCTGCCCGGGCTGCGAACACACCCCACAGTGCCGCAACTGCGACGTGCACCTGCGCTTTCACCAGGAAACCCGTCGCCTCACCTGCCACCAGTGCGGCTACCACGAGGCCCTGCCCGAGCGCTGCGACCACTGCGGCGAGCGAATGTGGAAGGCGCGCGGCCCCGGCACCGAGTGGATTGCGCAGGAGGTCACCCGGCTGCTGCCCGGCATGCCGGTCTACCGCCTGGACCGCGACCGCCAGGACGACCTGTCCCCGCTGTACGCCGGGGAGGCGGGCGTGGTCGTGGGGACCCAGCTGCTGCTCTCACAGGAGGCGCCGCCCAACCTCGCGCTGCTCGGCATCACGCTGGCCGACACCTGGCTCAATGTGTCGGACTTCCGGGCCTCCGAGCGCTACCATCGCCTGCTGCGCCAGCTGGCCGAATGGCACCCCGAACGCGCTCCGATGCTGGTGGTCCAGACCTTCCAGGCCGACCACCCCGCGCTGACCGTGCTGGTGGGTGGGCGCGATACGCTGGCCTATCCGCTGGCCGAGGAACGTGCCCGCAAGGCTCTGGGCTACCCACCGCACGCCCGGCTGGCCCAGGTCGAGGTCACGGCGCGCGAGGCGGGCCGCGCCCAGGCCGCCGCCCAGGACCTCGCCGACGCCCTGCACGGCGCGGGAGCCACTGCCCAGGAGGTGCTGGGGCCCGCGCCCAGCCCGGTGGCCCGCGTGCGCGGCGTCTACCCGTACCACCTGTTTCTGCGCGCCCGCAACGACGCCCGGCTCGCCGAGCTGCTTCAGGTGCTCGACAGCCGGACGTGGAAGGCCCGGGTGCGGGTGGATGTCAATCCCCGGGGGGGGCTGTGA